One part of the Chryseobacterium mulctrae genome encodes these proteins:
- a CDS encoding helix-turn-helix domain-containing protein, with the protein MKSIKPNYQRIFEDIIIKKCPKRKEEFNHYFTKKQFSIMDVITLNAKIFKLNDKETLNFNQKHKSYDQETILQILTYQNKEKLNNIQLANHFNLSRNTVSKWKRLYQNE; encoded by the coding sequence ATGAAAAGCATTAAACCCAACTACCAGAGAATATTTGAAGATATTATCATAAAAAAATGCCCAAAAAGAAAAGAGGAATTCAATCATTATTTTACTAAAAAACAGTTTTCGATCATGGATGTGATTACCCTCAACGCCAAAATATTCAAACTGAACGATAAAGAAACTTTGAATTTTAATCAAAAGCACAAATCTTATGATCAGGAAACCATCCTTCAGATTTTGACTTATCAAAATAAAGAAAAACTTAACAATATTCAGCTTGCCAATCATTTTAATCTAAGCAGAAATACCGTGAGCAAGTGGAAAAGACTTTATCAAAACGAATAA
- a CDS encoding DUF5690 family protein: protein MKTTISKNNTMNITLKAAIAAFGVYFSMYAFRKPFTIASFNDLDFFGFDYKILIIIAQAIGYFISKFIGIKFISELKPEKRIVFLLAFIAVAELALLGFAVVPAPYNILFMFINGIPLGMIWGIVFSYIEGRKTTEIIGLFLCSSFVVSSGVVKSAGKYLMDNFGISEFWMPFTTGLLFIIPLVIFANVLNKIPAPNEEDIALKKERKTLSREERKSLIKKFFLPLAGITVLYISLTVLRDFRDNFSREIWDEMNGKTDSSIFTLTEVPISIMVLLILGFMVKVKNNLKAFAYYHYILFGGIISVALSTFFFQSGIISPFLWMTVSGFGMYLCYIPFNGIYFDRMIAAFKIKGNVGFFIYFVDAFGYLGSVSVLFLKNLSSGNQSWLQFYINLNYIIAATVLLFAVAAFLAFQEKSKSRQKEGNHSSTISFDSFKI, encoded by the coding sequence ATGAAGACCACCATCTCAAAAAACAATACAATGAATATAACTCTGAAAGCGGCCATCGCTGCCTTTGGGGTCTATTTCTCAATGTACGCTTTCAGAAAACCTTTTACAATAGCGTCTTTCAACGATTTGGATTTTTTTGGATTTGATTATAAAATCTTAATTATTATTGCTCAGGCAATCGGATATTTCATCTCAAAATTCATCGGAATTAAATTTATTTCAGAATTAAAACCTGAAAAAAGAATTGTTTTCCTTTTGGCTTTTATAGCGGTTGCAGAATTGGCTTTATTGGGATTTGCAGTTGTTCCGGCTCCTTACAACATTCTGTTTATGTTCATCAACGGAATTCCATTGGGAATGATCTGGGGAATCGTTTTCTCTTACATTGAGGGAAGAAAAACCACAGAAATCATCGGCTTATTTCTCTGTTCCAGTTTTGTGGTTTCATCAGGAGTTGTAAAATCTGCAGGAAAATATTTGATGGATAATTTTGGAATTTCAGAATTCTGGATGCCTTTCACAACAGGACTTTTATTCATCATCCCTTTAGTGATTTTTGCTAATGTTTTAAATAAAATTCCGGCGCCCAATGAAGAAGATATTGCCCTAAAAAAGGAAAGAAAAACACTAAGCAGAGAAGAAAGAAAATCTTTAATCAAAAAATTCTTTCTGCCTTTGGCAGGTATTACAGTTTTATACATCAGCTTAACAGTTTTAAGGGATTTCAGAGACAACTTCAGCAGAGAAATTTGGGATGAAATGAATGGTAAAACGGATAGTTCTATTTTTACCCTAACCGAAGTTCCTATTTCTATTATGGTTTTGTTGATTCTTGGTTTTATGGTTAAAGTTAAAAACAATCTGAAAGCTTTTGCCTATTATCATTACATTTTATTTGGAGGAATTATTTCAGTGGCCTTATCAACTTTCTTTTTTCAGAGCGGTATTATTTCACCTTTTCTCTGGATGACGGTTTCAGGATTTGGGATGTATCTATGCTATATTCCCTTCAACGGAATTTATTTCGACAGAATGATTGCCGCTTTCAAAATCAAAGGAAATGTAGGTTTTTTCATCTATTTTGTGGATGCATTTGGTTATCTGGGAAGCGTTTCTGTGTTATTTCTAAAGAATTTGAGTTCGGGAAATCAATCCTGGTTACAGTTTTACATCAATCTTAATTATATTATCGCTGCAACCGTTTTATTATTTGCAGTGGCGGCTTTTTTAGCTTTTCAGGAAAAATCAAAATCAAGACAGAAAGAAGGAAACCATTCTTCAACCATTAGTTTTGATTCTTTTAAAATTTAA
- a CDS encoding DUF11 domain-containing protein, protein MGGTSSYFNFNPGINFTAVTQSLGNTSVQTISSLSFDIFTFTKENILGTGANNRLFSSLVNNSLPTGAIERWDGIGLMTDQGFSNMVERLNNAYGSRYLANPGTISRSTTIPSIMYHRFTDTTISKGLNGAANGGNGTHGARGLMNGGHAFGDTRFSSNGSDNGGFTGHIGETIIYGAGALSDAERRRVDSYLAIKYGITLGRVNTDHYLNADAAIVWNGTANTTYNNNIFGVAREDIGVFHQKISKSVNAGTILTVATINDFVNPNLAAARTGLANDKTYFLLGDNTNVATSPVDVIVGANTYKRIQRVWMAQEKNADAGALFFETDLTIYNSGSYNTTQNMVMLVADDAAFTTNVTVVNPTSNNASKWVYNQNVVDGKFITFAKSFPADIQVNKVGPLSAQTGSTISYTIRITNNGPGNATNVIVKDPAVANFTATGITCTAGAGTLSSAQCPASVTLVGLQGAAGLTIPSLPEGSGVTFTLTGTAGSTEGAVITNTATAEYANDNNTANNSSTVNTTLHGCTGAESTYTIDGTATLAANTIAVNGGTINLVYRLTSGTAVQGIGNEFILPVQYSDLNNNLGVDNRWEALASFGTSLAIMPRTTAGTGRLYNNLPANNSTTETTVPPDNGTDIVFTTKIANGALDPLGKFTTTIGNFPAAPAGYVVKVSRFAMYSTGSNAAGTSNLSGFWLKPLVQTDVISTGFTPATPVTNFMPGDTYVWRYSAFSDGSTFASNTTTQNRGLHFSSSITFAKMCDAVCYKPGVTAGTALDTKAGITALSRAGAENGNWPMARKGAWTVLESKEKGFVINRVATTAGLNLITNPIEGMMVYDQEAACLKIYTIKDGESTANWHCLTTQACPD, encoded by the coding sequence GTGGGAGGAACATCCTCTTACTTCAACTTTAATCCGGGAATTAATTTTACAGCGGTTACCCAATCATTAGGTAATACCAGTGTACAAACCATATCTTCTTTATCATTTGATATTTTCACCTTTACAAAAGAAAATATCCTGGGAACTGGAGCCAATAACAGACTTTTCAGTTCATTGGTTAACAATAGCTTGCCAACAGGAGCAATTGAGAGATGGGATGGTATAGGATTGATGACAGATCAAGGCTTTTCAAATATGGTTGAAAGATTGAATAATGCTTATGGATCCAGATATTTGGCAAACCCTGGAACTATCAGTCGCTCTACTACGATACCAAGTATTATGTATCACAGATTTACCGACACAACCATATCAAAAGGTCTTAATGGTGCAGCCAATGGTGGTAATGGTACTCATGGAGCAAGAGGATTAATGAATGGAGGACATGCTTTCGGTGATACCCGTTTTTCATCAAACGGAAGTGATAATGGTGGTTTCACAGGACATATCGGAGAAACGATCATCTATGGCGCAGGCGCTTTGTCAGACGCAGAGCGTAGAAGAGTAGATTCTTATCTTGCGATTAAATATGGTATTACTTTAGGACGGGTAAATACAGACCATTACCTGAATGCTGATGCTGCAATCGTATGGAACGGTACTGCCAATACAACTTATAACAATAATATCTTTGGTGTTGCAAGAGAAGACATTGGGGTTTTCCATCAAAAGATATCAAAAAGCGTGAACGCCGGAACGATACTTACCGTTGCAACAATTAATGATTTTGTTAATCCTAACCTCGCAGCAGCACGTACTGGATTGGCTAATGACAAAACCTATTTCCTGCTGGGAGATAATACCAATGTAGCCACGTCACCTGTGGATGTTATAGTAGGTGCAAACACCTATAAAAGAATCCAGAGAGTATGGATGGCACAAGAGAAAAATGCTGATGCAGGAGCTTTGTTCTTTGAGACAGATCTTACAATCTACAACAGCGGATCATACAATACTACACAAAATATGGTAATGCTGGTAGCAGACGATGCAGCCTTCACAACTAATGTAACGGTGGTGAATCCTACATCCAACAATGCTTCAAAATGGGTATATAACCAAAATGTAGTAGATGGTAAATTCATCACATTTGCGAAATCTTTCCCTGCCGACATACAGGTCAATAAGGTAGGTCCTTTATCTGCACAGACAGGAAGTACGATCAGCTACACCATCCGCATAACTAACAACGGACCTGGCAATGCTACCAATGTAATTGTAAAAGACCCTGCTGTAGCTAATTTTACAGCTACAGGTATTACCTGTACCGCCGGTGCGGGGACTCTAAGTTCCGCACAGTGTCCCGCATCTGTAACTTTGGTAGGATTACAGGGAGCAGCAGGTCTTACCATTCCAAGTTTACCGGAAGGCAGCGGGGTAACCTTTACCCTGACGGGAACAGCAGGTAGTACAGAGGGAGCAGTAATTACTAACACGGCAACCGCAGAATATGCTAATGATAATAATACGGCAAATAACAGCTCTACGGTAAATACTACCTTACATGGTTGTACAGGAGCAGAATCTACTTACACTATAGATGGGACTGCTACCTTGGCAGCTAATACCATAGCCGTAAACGGCGGTACGATAAACCTTGTTTATAGGCTTACCAGCGGTACAGCCGTGCAGGGTATTGGCAACGAGTTTATCTTACCTGTGCAGTACAGTGACCTGAACAATAATCTGGGTGTGGACAACCGATGGGAAGCGCTTGCTTCATTTGGTACTTCACTTGCGATCATGCCAAGAACCACAGCAGGTACGGGAAGATTGTACAACAATCTGCCGGCAAACAATAGCACCACTGAAACGACGGTGCCGCCCGATAACGGTACGGATATTGTTTTCACGACCAAAATTGCAAACGGTGCTCTCGATCCCTTAGGTAAATTTACTACTACCATTGGGAATTTCCCAGCTGCACCCGCGGGATATGTGGTGAAAGTAAGTAGATTCGCGATGTATTCGACTGGTAGTAATGCAGCCGGTACCAGCAACCTTTCCGGCTTTTGGCTGAAACCACTGGTACAGACAGACGTCATAAGTACTGGTTTTACTCCCGCGACTCCCGTAACTAATTTTATGCCGGGCGATACTTATGTATGGCGTTATTCGGCTTTTTCCGATGGAAGCACATTTGCATCTAATACAACTACTCAGAATAGAGGGTTACATTTTTCCAGCTCAATTACCTTCGCCAAGATGTGTGATGCGGTTTGTTACAAACCGGGAGTTACAGCCGGTACCGCATTAGATACTAAAGCAGGTATTACCGCTCTTAGCAGAGCCGGAGCAGAGAACGGCAATTGGCCAATGGCAAGAAAAGGAGCGTGGACTGTTTTAGAATCTAAAGAAAAAGGATTCGTTATCAACAGAGTGGCTACTACAGCAGGTTTAAATTTAATTACCAATCCTATTGAAGGAATGATGGTTTATGATCAGGAAGCGGCTTGTCTGAAAATCTACACCATCAAAGATGGAGAAAGCACGGCCAACTGGCATTGTTTAACAACTCAGGCTTGTCCGGATTAA
- a CDS encoding HAD-IA family hydrolase, whose product MNIQLLVLDMAGTTIDEDNVVYKTLANAVNNYGYNVSLEKVLEICAGMEKAEAIRNLLENIGGNTDDTEVIFKNFSDDLTIAYEKLDVKPINGVENFLIKIKSSGKNIVLNTGYTEKIAQQLLSKLNWKKNVHFDELITADDVSESRPSPEMIQLAMSKFGIMDPKTVMKAGDSAIDIEEGKNAGCGLTIGVLSGAQTREQLEAAKPDYIFNSLSEAEKILY is encoded by the coding sequence ATGAACATACAATTACTGGTTCTGGATATGGCTGGAACAACGATAGACGAAGACAATGTAGTATACAAAACCTTAGCAAACGCAGTCAACAATTACGGTTACAACGTAAGCTTAGAGAAAGTGCTGGAAATCTGCGCCGGAATGGAAAAAGCAGAAGCCATTAGAAATCTTCTAGAAAATATCGGTGGAAATACCGACGACACTGAAGTTATTTTTAAAAACTTTTCTGATGATCTTACAATTGCCTACGAAAAACTCGATGTAAAACCTATCAATGGTGTTGAAAATTTCTTGATTAAAATTAAATCTTCAGGAAAAAATATAGTTTTAAATACTGGTTATACCGAAAAAATTGCACAACAGCTCCTGTCAAAATTAAACTGGAAAAAAAACGTTCATTTTGACGAACTAATTACCGCTGATGATGTTTCTGAAAGCAGACCAAGCCCGGAAATGATTCAACTCGCAATGTCAAAATTCGGGATTATGGATCCTAAAACCGTGATGAAAGCCGGAGATTCTGCCATTGATATTGAAGAAGGAAAAAATGCAGGATGTGGTTTAACCATAGGTGTTTTAAGCGGAGCACAAACTAGAGAACAGCTTGAAGCCGCAAAACCAGATTATATCTTCAACAGCCTTTCAGAAGCTGAAAAAATACTCTACTAA
- a CDS encoding transposase: MNFKNIHIGVMIEKRVKENQVDIVRICNFLKCSEEEVLQNYSSESIDSELLLKWSKLLQYDFFRIYSQHILLFSASPFSSKETAKTNKSALPQFRKNIYTKEIIDFILDSLRTGEKTKKQILDDYGIPKTTLYKWINKYNNE, from the coding sequence ATGAATTTTAAAAATATACATATTGGTGTGATGATTGAGAAAAGAGTAAAAGAAAATCAGGTTGATATTGTACGGATATGTAATTTTTTAAAATGTTCCGAAGAGGAGGTTTTACAAAACTATAGCTCAGAGAGCATAGACTCTGAGTTACTTCTAAAATGGAGTAAACTTTTGCAATATGATTTTTTTAGAATTTATTCACAACACATTTTACTGTTTTCTGCTTCACCGTTTTCCTCAAAAGAGACTGCAAAAACTAATAAAAGTGCATTGCCCCAATTCAGGAAAAATATTTATACCAAAGAAATTATTGATTTTATCCTAGATTCTCTTAGGACTGGCGAAAAAACAAAAAAACAGATTTTAGATGACTACGGAATACCCAAAACCACTCTTTATAAGTGGATTAATAAATATAATAATGAATAA
- a CDS encoding SDR family oxidoreductase, giving the protein MTTHNVKGKVVLIAGGGKNLGGLLSRDFAAKGAKLAIHYNSESSRVESEKTLAEVKALGAEAFLFQGDLTEVENITKFFDETKANFGAIDIAINTVGMVLKKPFTETTEAEYDTMSDVNSKVAYFFLQEAGKKVNDGGKICTIVTSLLAAYTGLYSTYAGMKAPVEHFTRAASKEFGTRGISVTAVAPGPMDTPFFYGQEAEDAVAYHKSAAALGGLTDIKDIAPLVEFLVTDGWWITGQTIFANGGYTTR; this is encoded by the coding sequence ATGACAACACACAATGTGAAAGGAAAAGTAGTTTTGATTGCCGGAGGTGGCAAAAACTTAGGTGGTTTATTAAGCAGAGATTTTGCTGCAAAAGGAGCTAAACTGGCTATCCATTATAACAGTGAAAGTTCAAGAGTAGAGAGCGAAAAAACTTTAGCAGAAGTAAAGGCTTTGGGAGCTGAAGCATTTTTGTTTCAGGGAGATTTGACGGAAGTTGAAAATATTACCAAATTTTTTGATGAGACCAAAGCAAATTTTGGAGCTATTGATATTGCAATCAATACAGTAGGAATGGTACTTAAAAAACCATTTACAGAAACTACGGAAGCAGAATATGATACTATGTCTGATGTTAATTCGAAAGTAGCTTATTTCTTCCTTCAGGAAGCGGGGAAAAAGGTAAATGATGGCGGAAAAATCTGTACAATTGTTACTTCACTTCTTGCTGCCTACACAGGATTGTATTCTACATATGCAGGGATGAAAGCGCCGGTAGAGCATTTTACAAGAGCTGCTTCAAAAGAATTTGGAACAAGAGGGATTTCTGTAACAGCAGTTGCTCCAGGGCCTATGGATACTCCTTTTTTCTATGGACAGGAAGCTGAGGACGCTGTTGCTTATCATAAATCTGCTGCAGCTTTGGGAGGCTTAACAGATATTAAAGATATCGCTCCATTAGTAGAATTTTTAGTAACTGATGGATGGTGGATTACCGGACAGACCATCTTTGCAAATGGCGGTTATACAACGAGGTAA
- a CDS encoding TIGR03364 family FAD-dependent oxidoreductase — protein MNIQYDLIVVGGGILGTFHAYHALQKNLKVALIERNSVPQGATVRNFGQVVPSGMDIKWQNFGKESLHIYKELQAKTDLTVRQNGSVYIASNDEEIQLIEELHQINKNNEYDSVLLSKSECIQKFDGLRSDYCKGGLFFPQEISVDSGEMIVKLHQYLKNQEKLDIFYNTTVVEASENNGLCNVITSNGQKISATKIIICGGHEFKTLFPKVFNESDLEVSKLQMLQTKPQGIYSLPGNILTGHSIRRYESFSECASFKSIKEKEDKNSFEKKFGIHILFKQALDGSVIIGDSHEYADAKNADDLGYDLNMEIDEFMIKEAKKIIDLPTYEIQKRWFGVYSQCKTKDIFEHTISSNIHIITGIGGKGMTGSGGFSKFNINTIFS, from the coding sequence ATGAATATTCAATACGACCTCATCGTCGTAGGTGGCGGAATTTTAGGAACATTCCACGCTTACCACGCTTTACAAAAAAATCTAAAAGTTGCTTTAATAGAAAGAAATTCTGTTCCTCAAGGTGCAACCGTAAGAAATTTCGGGCAGGTTGTTCCTTCCGGAATGGACATCAAATGGCAAAATTTCGGAAAGGAAAGTTTACATATTTACAAAGAGCTTCAGGCAAAAACTGATCTTACGGTTCGTCAAAATGGCTCAGTCTATATCGCTTCCAATGACGAAGAAATTCAACTGATTGAAGAATTGCACCAGATCAATAAAAATAATGAGTACGACTCTGTTTTACTTTCTAAAAGCGAGTGCATTCAGAAATTTGACGGGCTGCGTTCTGATTATTGCAAAGGCGGATTGTTTTTCCCACAGGAAATCTCTGTAGATTCTGGTGAAATGATTGTAAAACTTCATCAATATCTAAAAAATCAGGAAAAACTTGACATTTTTTACAATACAACTGTAGTAGAAGCTTCTGAAAATAACGGTTTGTGTAACGTAATAACATCAAACGGGCAGAAAATAAGCGCTACAAAAATCATTATTTGCGGAGGACACGAGTTTAAAACACTTTTTCCCAAAGTTTTTAATGAAAGCGATCTCGAAGTAAGTAAACTGCAAATGCTGCAAACAAAACCTCAGGGAATTTATTCATTGCCGGGAAATATTCTTACAGGACATTCAATCAGAAGATATGAATCATTCAGCGAATGCGCTTCCTTCAAATCAATCAAAGAAAAGGAAGATAAAAACTCGTTCGAAAAGAAGTTCGGAATTCATATTTTATTCAAGCAAGCTTTGGACGGATCTGTTATTATCGGGGATTCTCATGAATATGCAGATGCAAAAAATGCAGATGATCTTGGTTATGATTTGAATATGGAAATTGATGAATTTATGATTAAAGAAGCTAAAAAAATTATCGATCTTCCTACTTATGAAATTCAAAAAAGATGGTTTGGTGTGTATTCTCAGTGTAAAACAAAGGATATTTTTGAGCATACTATTTCGTCAAACATTCATATCATCACAGGAATCGGTGGAAAAGGAATGACCGGAAGCGGTGGTTTTTCAAAATTTAATATCAATACAATTTTTTCTTAA
- a CDS encoding helix-turn-helix domain-containing protein, translating to MRKTNKLISYAIVDRYFTFLDKHLKDIVEGHSQEFLTLKKISNEIAISHQHLIDTVKKSTGKPPRYFYETKVLEEAKKMLINQDMKPVIVAHALTYDPSNFSKFFKKCTGKTPGQYKQSIEFTENISLNRDLKNH from the coding sequence ATGAGAAAAACAAATAAATTGATCAGCTACGCAATCGTAGATCGCTATTTTACATTTTTAGATAAACATCTTAAAGACATTGTAGAAGGGCATTCTCAAGAATTTTTAACGCTAAAAAAGATTTCCAATGAAATTGCAATATCACACCAGCATCTTATAGATACTGTGAAAAAAAGTACAGGTAAACCGCCTCGTTATTTCTATGAAACAAAAGTGTTGGAAGAAGCAAAAAAGATGTTGATAAATCAGGATATGAAACCTGTAATTGTGGCTCACGCGCTTACATACGACCCGTCTAATTTTTCCAAATTTTTTAAAAAATGTACAGGGAAGACTCCCGGACAATATAAACAATCAATAGAATTTACTGAAAATATAAGTCTTAACAGAGATCTAAAGAATCATTAA
- a CDS encoding alkaline phosphatase family protein, producing the protein MKTKLFSVLVMSAVLMSAQTKKVLFIGIDGCRPDVMMSSNTPNIQGLLPTSIYSLDGITLTPTISGNGWSSMLTGVNVNKHNVPDNNFSNPNYADYRDFLTRIEAHNPSLRTISLAHWAPINNNIIHTADIKTNFSTDLAVKNAAVQALQNDNPDVLFVDFDDVDHAGHSYGFSSSVSQYVNSIQLTDTYIGEILNAMKNRTTYSNENWLVVVTTDHGGIGTSHGGGNLVERDIFSIYSNPSFTSQQISKTEIQNNATYNRVNFPAGTYAKPNSQTNFNFGANQDFTIEFWIKPNANYSSDPVFIGNKNWNSGSNKGFVISGYSGQTFKMNIGDGNDRLDLTGGKLNTNEWKHIAVTFDRDGLATMYDNGVPVTVGNMNLIGDINSNLPLTINQDGTNTYGVNLAASYKNIRIWNAALSNETLVQWANQEVTNSHPNYNQLLANYKMNEASGNTLTDSGPFNNSATITGSPTRNLQTTDNFIIQNYLNTFRQTDHFPTVLNWLCIPVQSSWGIDGINRIPACNNGTLAINDDVKSDSDFKIYPNPAKSEINIQLKSKNNKINIQIVDFNGKIVLTESANSSTGNYNEKINISNLQSGIYFITVDTEDQRLQKKFIKK; encoded by the coding sequence ATGAAAACAAAACTTTTCTCTGTTTTGGTGATGTCTGCTGTCTTAATGAGTGCACAAACCAAAAAAGTACTATTCATCGGAATCGATGGCTGTAGACCTGATGTCATGATGTCATCCAATACTCCCAATATTCAGGGACTTTTGCCAACCTCCATTTACTCTTTGGATGGAATCACACTCACTCCCACGATCAGCGGAAACGGATGGAGCTCAATGCTTACCGGCGTGAATGTAAACAAACATAACGTTCCGGATAATAACTTCAGTAATCCTAACTATGCTGATTACAGAGATTTTTTAACAAGAATTGAAGCGCATAATCCGAGCCTCAGAACAATCTCATTAGCTCATTGGGCACCTATTAACAACAATATTATTCATACCGCGGATATTAAAACAAACTTCAGTACTGATTTGGCGGTAAAAAATGCAGCAGTTCAGGCTTTACAGAATGATAATCCCGATGTTTTGTTTGTGGATTTTGATGATGTGGATCACGCAGGACATTCTTATGGGTTTTCATCTTCGGTTTCTCAATATGTTAATTCCATTCAGTTGACCGACACTTATATAGGAGAAATTCTTAATGCGATGAAAAACAGAACCACTTATAGTAATGAAAATTGGCTGGTTGTTGTAACAACTGATCATGGAGGCATCGGAACGTCACACGGTGGTGGTAATCTTGTGGAAAGAGACATTTTTTCTATTTATTCTAATCCTTCATTTACCTCTCAACAAATCAGCAAAACTGAGATACAAAATAATGCAACATACAATCGTGTAAATTTTCCTGCGGGAACTTATGCTAAACCCAATTCTCAAACGAATTTTAACTTTGGAGCCAATCAGGATTTTACCATAGAATTTTGGATTAAACCTAATGCCAATTACAGCAGCGATCCTGTATTTATCGGAAATAAAAACTGGAACAGTGGCTCCAACAAAGGCTTTGTCATTTCAGGATATTCCGGGCAGACTTTTAAAATGAATATCGGTGACGGAAACGACAGATTAGATCTTACAGGAGGAAAATTGAACACCAATGAATGGAAGCATATTGCCGTAACTTTTGACAGAGACGGTCTTGCAACCATGTATGATAACGGTGTTCCAGTAACAGTCGGAAATATGAATCTTATTGGCGATATTAATTCAAATTTACCTTTGACTATTAATCAGGATGGAACGAATACCTACGGAGTAAATCTCGCTGCATCGTACAAAAATATAAGAATCTGGAACGCGGCTTTATCAAATGAAACGCTTGTGCAATGGGCAAATCAGGAAGTAACCAACTCACATCCAAATTACAATCAGCTTTTGGCTAATTATAAAATGAATGAAGCTTCTGGAAATACCTTAACAGATTCCGGTCCATTTAACAACAGTGCGACAATCACGGGATCCCCAACCAGAAACCTTCAAACTACGGATAATTTTATTATTCAGAATTACTTGAATACCTTCAGACAGACCGATCACTTCCCTACAGTACTCAACTGGCTGTGTATTCCGGTACAATCTTCATGGGGAATTGATGGTATTAATAGAATTCCGGCTTGCAATAATGGAACTTTAGCAATAAATGATGATGTAAAATCAGATTCAGATTTTAAAATTTATCCAAATCCCGCTAAAAGTGAAATTAATATACAGCTCAAATCTAAAAACAATAAGATTAACATTCAGATTGTAGATTTCAATGGAAAGATTGTGCTTACAGAATCTGCAAATTCCTCAACAGGAAATTATAATGAGAAAATAAATATTTCCAATCTTCAAAGTGGAATCTATTTCATTACTGTAGATACAGAAGATCAGAGATTACAGAAAAAATTCATTAAAAAGTAA
- a CDS encoding SMI1/KNR4 family protein, whose translation MNTLQDLEKEFNFTYPELYKQLHTDKMLDWGAEGNGWYTNVLPTLKENPPLLLFGNDIEIWDPIIYHGGIREIINHEIYDINPKYRMVPFAKNGAGDMFVFQLDMENNDKIPITFFGHDSDAEILAKNLQDFIFRQLLESLIEIDEYSMAYEDSEEEIKQNLHNQLKTHRKYLKPEQVEILENLYKRDIFEYTYKTPNGSEFDAEGLLTFDEFEKLIKQEIAFEKLNTKFDYRK comes from the coding sequence ATGAACACTTTACAAGATTTAGAAAAGGAATTTAATTTTACTTATCCTGAGCTTTATAAGCAATTGCATACGGATAAAATGCTGGATTGGGGAGCAGAGGGAAATGGTTGGTATACCAATGTTCTTCCCACTTTAAAGGAAAATCCGCCTTTACTTTTATTTGGAAATGATATTGAAATTTGGGATCCCATCATCTATCATGGTGGAATCAGAGAAATCATTAACCACGAAATCTACGATATAAATCCAAAATATAGGATGGTTCCCTTTGCAAAAAATGGAGCTGGTGATATGTTTGTTTTTCAATTGGATATGGAGAATAATGATAAAATTCCCATCACTTTTTTCGGTCATGATTCAGATGCTGAAATTTTAGCCAAAAATCTGCAGGATTTTATCTTTAGACAGCTTTTGGAATCTTTAATCGAAATAGATGAATATTCTATGGCTTATGAGGATTCTGAAGAAGAAATTAAACAAAACCTGCACAATCAGCTGAAAACACACCGTAAGTATTTAAAGCCTGAACAAGTTGAAATTCTGGAGAATCTTTACAAACGTGATATTTTTGAATATACTTATAAAACGCCCAATGGCAGTGAATTTGATGCAGAAGGTCTGCTGACTTTTGACGAATTTGAAAAACTCATTAAACAGGAAATTGCTTTTGAAAAATTAAACACAAAATTTGATTATCGGAAATAG